DNA from Sorangium aterium:
CGCAGGTGGTCCAGCTCGTCGGAGATGTCGGTCGAGAGCACGACGAGATCGGGCAGGCCCGGGCCGGCGTCGAACGCGTCCTCGATGATCCTCTCGAGCTTCGCGTGCGCGACCGTGACCTCGCGCAAGAGGTGGAGCACCCCGTCCTCCCGGGGCGCCGCGGCCGGGCTGGATGGACTGCCCATCTGCGTCACGGCGAGATCTCCTGATCTCCCGCGCGCGGGGAGGTCGTCTCGACGTCCGCGGGCTCGGGGCTCCACGCGTCGAGCAGCGCCGAGACCTGCCGGTGGAACCAGGGCGCGAGCGCCTCCTCCCCTGCCGCGGGCCGCTGCATCTCCACGCGATACACCCTCTTTCGCGGGCCCCGCGCGCCGATCGGATCCGGCGCGAAGGACGCGGTGAGGCCGGCGATCCGGCCGGGAAACCGGGCGAACGGGCTCGCGCCGGAGGCGCCGAAGAGCGTGAGGAGCGCCCGGAGGTCGCGCGCTTCGAGCGTGGGCTTCTGCTTGAGCGCGAGCACGTCGAGCCCCTTCTCGGGCGAGAGGGCGAGGGGGCTCGGCAGGGGCGGCCGCACGTTGCCGAGCACGCGGAGCGAAAGGCCGTCGAGGGCCTTCTTGCGCTGCGGCCGCACGGTCAGCGGGCCGCGCGCGTTCTGCCAGAGCGAGGGCTGCGACCAGACGGCGTCGACCTGCGCGATCCACGGCGCGGTCACCGCGTCGGGCGAGGAGACGCGCACCATCACGCTGCCATCCTCGGGGAAGAGCACCTCGTACGAGTCCCCTTCCTCGCCCGAGAGCGAGCGCGGCGGGACAGGCGTCAGCACCTTCTGGACAGGCCTGTAGATACCGCGCACCGTCACCGGCTCGACCCCCTCGAGCGCCGAGTGGAGCAGCCGGACCTGCCGGGCGTCGCTCGTGCCGTCCACGGAGATCGGCTCGGCCAGATCGCTCCATGCGTTCTGCATCGGCACCACGAAGAGCGCGAACGTGTCGGCCGTGACCGAGAGCTGCTCCGGGAAGCTCGCGCCGAGCGAGATGGTCAGCGTCATCCGCTCGGGGGCGGGCCCTTCGGCCGGCACGGAGACGCGGAAGAGCAAGGCCTGCTCGGGGGCGTGAAAGAAGGAGCGGATACGGTCGATCGGCGAGCCGCCCTCGCCGCTGTCCCACGGCCTCGCGGGCGCGGGCGCCTCGAACGACACGTCGCAGGCGCGGTCGATCCCGTCGTCCTTGGTCGCGACCGCGCGCAGGAAGTGGCGGCGCAGCTCCTCGTGCAGCTCGGCGCCGGCGTTGTAGTCGCCGTGCCGCCGGACGAAGAACGGGAGCTCGATCTGGCCCTTTTGCGGCACCCTGGCCGCGAGGTGGACGCGCAGCTCCGCGCCGCGCGCGCTCCTCGCGAGCTCGGCCTTCTGGATCCTTATCGGCCGCACGGGCAGGGGGCCTCGCGTCGAGAAGATCGACGCCCGCCCGTCATAGGTCTCGACCCGCATCTGCGTGCCCTCGGGCAGCTCGATCGGCGCGTCCAGGAGGCCCCACCCGTCCGCCTGGAGGAGCGCCGCCGCGGGCATCGGGGCGAACAGCTCGTCGAGCAGGCCGCCGGCCAGGCGGATGATCGACGCCCGCATCGCGGCGCTCGCGGACGCGCGCGTGCGCGCCGAGAAGAACGCCATGGCCTCGATGAGCCTCCGCACGTCGGGATCGTCCGTCCCGGCCGCGAGCTCGCCCCTGCGGACGCCGCTCTCGATGGTGTGATCGAGCGCCGCGAGCTCCTCGTGGAACAGGGCGCGAAACTGGGGTCCTTCGTCCATGTCGCCGCTCCCTCAGCCCACGTTCACGAGCTGGCCTTGCACGTTGGTGAGGCTGCCCTTGAAGGTGGCCGTGCCCGTCGACTCCGCGTTGAGCGTCGCGTCGGCCTTGATCTGGACCATCGCCCCGGACACGCTCACCTTGGTCTGCCCGGCGGCGTCGACCTCCATCGACGCGACCTTGGCCGCGGAGGACGTCAGATCCAACGTGCTCTGACCGCCTCCGGAGAGGGCGATCTTCGTGTTGCCGGTGACGCTCACGTTGGTGCCGGTCGCCGAGATGTCCTTGTCCGACGAGAGGGTCATGTCCTTCGCGCTCTTCACGGTCATCGTGTCGTCGCTCTGGTAGGTGGACGCCTTGGTCGACTTCATGGTGATCGTCTCGGAGGCCGTCACCTCGAACTCCTTGCACGAGACGCTGACCTTCGCCGAGGTCTGCGTGATGGTGCTCGTCGCGTCGGAGCCCTTCACGGTGAGCGTGATCGAGGTCCCGTTCATGGCGACGGTCTGCGTGATCTGATCGTCCTTGTTCTCGATCGTGACGGTGATCCCCGCCACCTTGTCGAGCTCCACGGTGCAGACCAGCTTGCCCACGACTACGACCCTCCCCCTTCCGTCTCCTCGACCTTGAGGGTCATCTTGCCCTCTTCGAGGCGCAGGAGCACCGTGTCGCTCTCGTTCGTGCGGAGCACGCGGAGGACGGGTTTGTCGCTCTGGTAGTCGTGGAGCATCGAGGTGTTGCTCTTGTCGGATTTTCCGAAGAGCAGGTGTTGCCCCTGGCCGTCCTGCGGCACCCGCGCGCCGGGCCGGTGATCGAGGACGCGGACGATCTCCGCGCGATCGAAGAAGCACGCGAGCCGCACCCGCTCGTTCTTGTAAACGGGCAGGTAGAAGGTGCCCGTCGCCTGCGCCGACATGTACGGCGCCTTGATCTGCTTGCTCTCGAAGGACGGGATCTCGACCTTGTACTCGTCCACGGACGTTGTCTCGTTCGCGGTGATCTCGTAGGTGACATCGGTGTCCTCGCCCACCGCGCTCACGCACTTTCCTTCGAGGTAGCCCGGGAACTTCGGGGGTGCGAACGGCGGGAGGGACACGAAGGGGTCGTCCTGGTCCTCGAGCAGGAGGCCGAGCTCGATCTCGAACCCCGTCGCGGTGTCGCCGTAGTCCGCCTCGGGGCCCTGATCGAGCGCGCGCGCCGACATCGAGAGATCGAGCACGCGCAGGTCGCCCGGGGTCGTGCGGATGGAGCTCGGGAACCCGCCGCTCGTCGACGCGGTGACAAGGCTGCCCGGGGAGACAGGCACGGCGGGGAACCGCGCGAACGAGAGGGTGAGCCGGGTCGCGGGCGCGCGCGCGCGGGCTGTCTCGGCGGTCACCCGATCGTCGCCCTCCTGCGCGACGTCGGAGCAGATCACCACGTCGTCGTAGATGCCAGTCGCGGCGTCCTGGTTCGTGATCGCCGAGAGCTTCGGGGACGCCGCCGAGACGTTCAGGACCCGCGGGGCGTACCGCACGGGCTCGGCGATCTCCCAGGTCAGGTCGACGACGTCCTCGCGCGGCAGGACCGCCGCCGTCCCCGAGGCATCCTTGGTCTTGGAGAGCTTGTAGGTCCCGGCCGTGTGATCGAACGTCAGGACGCCCGCCTTGTGGCTCACGTA
Protein-coding regions in this window:
- a CDS encoding type VI secretion system baseplate subunit TssF, whose protein sequence is MDEGPQFRALFHEELAALDHTIESGVRRGELAAGTDDPDVRRLIEAMAFFSARTRASASAAMRASIIRLAGGLLDELFAPMPAAALLQADGWGLLDAPIELPEGTQMRVETYDGRASIFSTRGPLPVRPIRIQKAELARSARGAELRVHLAARVPQKGQIELPFFVRRHGDYNAGAELHEELRRHFLRAVATKDDGIDRACDVSFEAPAPARPWDSGEGGSPIDRIRSFFHAPEQALLFRVSVPAEGPAPERMTLTISLGASFPEQLSVTADTFALFVVPMQNAWSDLAEPISVDGTSDARQVRLLHSALEGVEPVTVRGIYRPVQKVLTPVPPRSLSGEEGDSYEVLFPEDGSVMVRVSSPDAVTAPWIAQVDAVWSQPSLWQNARGPLTVRPQRKKALDGLSLRVLGNVRPPLPSPLALSPEKGLDVLALKQKPTLEARDLRALLTLFGASGASPFARFPGRIAGLTASFAPDPIGARGPRKRVYRVEMQRPAAGEEALAPWFHRQVSALLDAWSPEPADVETTSPRAGDQEISP